The following coding sequences lie in one Planococcus lenghuensis genomic window:
- a CDS encoding 4-fold beta flower protein: MLKPLFDQNVNLVAWIKQEEHIFDTDMNWIAFISRGYVWSANTGNWLGPIQNLLVLDQKGRPVLWNPEGSVNGTSRPSRPSRASRVSRPSKPSRPSRPSRPSRPSRPSGGWTDLTFEQWMSQ; this comes from the coding sequence TTGCTGAAACCATTATTTGATCAAAATGTAAATTTAGTTGCTTGGATAAAGCAAGAGGAACACATTTTCGATACTGATATGAATTGGATAGCTTTTATATCAAGAGGATATGTATGGTCTGCAAATACTGGGAATTGGCTTGGACCCATACAAAACCTGTTAGTCCTTGATCAAAAAGGGCGTCCAGTATTATGGAATCCTGAAGGATCAGTGAATGGAACTTCGAGACCTTCAAGACCATCAAGAGCTTCGAGAGTTTCTCGTCCATCAAAGCCTTCACGCCCATCAAGGCCATCTCGTCCCTCAAGACCTTCACGTCCCAGCGGAGGATGGACTGATCTAACATTTGAACAATGGATGAGCCAGTAA
- a CDS encoding type IV toxin-antitoxin system AbiEi family antitoxin domain-containing protein codes for MGRPNKFQIMRLFKEEIEIALNEANHPILTNEDMLGILEAHRSEWKLPSSATLEDFLYFLEQHGKIKGITLDFPKKKMVRYTQNPADLSLLELACSLGKTAYLSHYTAAFYHDLTDNIVKTIYVNQEQSVKASQPWTLTQEAIDQAFARPMRESNNVAVHDDQKIVLLNGKNTGNLGVQQEEHIRFSNIERTLIDIAVRPEYAGGAFEVLEIYKRAKGEASVNKLYSYLKKLEHAYPYHQSIGFYLERAGYKESTVRLMEKFPINLDFHLAYQIQDSHYSERWKLHYPASMDS; via the coding sequence ATGGGGCGACCAAATAAGTTTCAAATCATGAGATTGTTTAAAGAAGAAATCGAAATCGCCCTTAATGAGGCAAACCACCCCATCCTTACTAATGAGGACATGCTGGGGATTTTGGAAGCCCACCGAAGTGAATGGAAACTCCCCTCCTCTGCAACACTGGAGGATTTTTTATATTTCTTGGAGCAGCACGGGAAAATTAAGGGGATTACATTGGATTTTCCGAAAAAAAAGATGGTCCGCTACACTCAGAACCCAGCCGATTTGAGCCTGCTTGAGCTTGCCTGCTCGCTCGGTAAGACCGCTTACCTATCTCACTATACCGCGGCCTTCTATCACGACTTAACGGATAACATCGTGAAGACGATATATGTCAACCAAGAACAGTCGGTAAAGGCTTCACAGCCATGGACACTAACCCAGGAAGCCATTGATCAAGCGTTCGCCCGACCAATGCGGGAATCAAACAATGTAGCTGTCCACGATGACCAAAAGATTGTCCTGTTGAACGGGAAAAACACGGGAAACCTAGGTGTCCAGCAGGAAGAGCATATTCGTTTTTCCAACATTGAACGCACACTCATCGACATAGCGGTTCGTCCAGAATACGCAGGTGGCGCGTTCGAAGTGCTGGAGATTTACAAGCGGGCAAAGGGTGAGGCCTCCGTTAACAAGCTATATTCGTATCTGAAGAAACTAGAGCATGCGTATCCCTATCACCAATCAATTGGGTTCTATCTTGAAAGAGCGGGATACAAGGAAAGTACTGTTCGCTTGATGGAAAAGTTTCCGATTAATTTGGACTTTCACCTGGCATACCAAATTCAGGATAGCCACTACTCTGAACGATGGAAATTGCATTATCCTGCTTCAATGGACAGCTAA
- a CDS encoding nucleotidyl transferase AbiEii/AbiGii toxin family protein: MNVSETIFEQLRKLTILALFSDDDLMEILVLKGGNALELAYKLHSRASMDIDVSMEKDFQDFGLTLEEVREKIERSLQRTFKEEGFLAFDLTLKERPKMRKQVIDKHWGGYAAEFKVIRLADVKRIGDDLEKLRRESLPVSGGKKIIKVDISKYEFTDPSEETDFEDYLIRVYTPRMIIFEKLRAICQQMPDYTRLMNSSSSPRPRDFYDIYMVTENLEPNLKFGSPENLEMIRNFFEVKKVPLALLGKVKESAVKDFHASGFSAVKDTIKGHIDVQPFDFYYDYVIHKIEEMESLWA, translated from the coding sequence ATGAACGTTTCAGAAACGATATTCGAACAGCTCCGGAAACTGACCATACTGGCACTTTTCTCGGATGATGATTTGATGGAAATCCTCGTCTTAAAAGGTGGAAACGCATTGGAACTTGCCTACAAATTGCATTCCCGTGCTTCCATGGATATCGATGTTTCCATGGAAAAAGATTTTCAGGATTTTGGTCTTACGCTTGAAGAAGTAAGAGAGAAAATTGAACGGAGCCTGCAGCGTACCTTCAAAGAAGAAGGATTCTTGGCTTTCGATTTGACATTGAAAGAACGCCCAAAAATGCGTAAACAAGTAATCGACAAGCACTGGGGCGGGTATGCCGCAGAGTTCAAGGTCATTCGGTTGGCAGATGTCAAGCGGATCGGCGATGACTTAGAAAAACTTCGGCGCGAGTCGCTGCCTGTCTCCGGCGGAAAGAAAATCATCAAGGTTGATATCAGCAAATATGAATTCACCGATCCAAGTGAAGAGACGGATTTTGAGGATTACCTGATCCGTGTTTACACACCGCGGATGATTATTTTCGAAAAGCTGCGGGCAATTTGCCAGCAGATGCCTGACTATACTCGGTTGATGAATTCAAGTAGCAGTCCCCGACCACGAGACTTCTACGACATTTATATGGTCACGGAGAATTTGGAACCGAATCTTAAATTTGGCTCGCCCGAGAACCTGGAAATGATCCGTAATTTTTTTGAGGTGAAAAAAGTGCCGTTGGCGTTGCTTGGCAAGGTAAAAGAATCTGCCGTGAAAGACTTCCATGCCTCCGGATTTAGCGCGGTCAAAGACACAATCAAGGGACATATCGACGTCCAACCGTTCGATTTCTATTATGATTATGTCATTCATAAAATAGAAGAGATGGAGTCGCTCTGGGCTTAG
- a CDS encoding thermonuclease family protein, with protein MIRKLLTPVCLLLLLASCTLQGHMFRYEGTQIEETAAEQLTGTVTEVIDGDTFVVKLATAYVLRGMHLPAGQEIIVRLLLVDTPESVGDKAGMPLGEEASAFAKELLEGETVSLEFDEGEIQDHYDRFLSYAYVDGERVQDKLVKEGYAMIRYIYEPNTKYLDQLRAIEEEARNSEAGIWAIPEYVELEEGFNEITSSETHTELEGLVKEKAEEVGDKTVDEAIDSFFESVLN; from the coding sequence ATGATTCGAAAACTACTTACGCCAGTATGTTTACTCCTTCTCCTCGCATCCTGCACATTGCAGGGCCATATGTTTCGTTATGAAGGCACTCAAATAGAAGAGACGGCTGCTGAACAGCTGACCGGGACTGTCACTGAGGTCATAGACGGCGACACATTTGTTGTAAAACTTGCGACCGCTTACGTCCTCCGCGGAATGCATTTGCCAGCCGGCCAAGAGATTATTGTTCGTCTGCTGTTGGTAGATACGCCGGAAAGTGTCGGTGATAAAGCTGGAATGCCATTAGGCGAAGAAGCCAGTGCTTTTGCGAAAGAGCTGCTGGAAGGTGAGACCGTCTCTCTTGAATTCGATGAAGGCGAGATTCAGGACCATTACGATCGCTTCCTCTCCTATGCCTATGTGGACGGGGAACGAGTGCAGGACAAACTGGTTAAAGAAGGTTACGCCATGATCCGCTACATATATGAACCCAACACGAAGTACCTGGACCAGCTGCGGGCAATTGAAGAAGAAGCACGTAATTCTGAGGCAGGTATCTGGGCCATTCCGGAATATGTGGAGCTTGAGGAAGGATTCAACGAAATCACATCCAGTGAGACGCACACCGAGCTTGAAGGGCTGGTGAAGGAGAAAGCGGAAGAAGTGGGCGATAAAACTGTAGATGAAGCGATTGATTCGTTTTTCGAATCGGTGCTGAACTAA
- a CDS encoding tyrosine-type recombinase/integrase, which produces MQFPTKINKNTLLPFSPASLPSLQLKKDEAEKRNENPFADFDDLDILNWYIHERQHTNAANERSERTKKEYEKELRQFISQLLTYPDEIGLDLGDVVEGSLFKSLSPRHLRRWQEWLIAESPYVKKRGAYSQTAITRKTTIIRSFFQYLHRVGYIIEETHTGLRKATVRKDDRPNRDLGPGDVVIMLRGFREIEHTVMFGILLTMTATGLRNEEFCRLDVSDIKRDRIQGGYFLNVLGKGNKRRQIPLKAEVYAAIQEYRKVRGLPLLEQSAPDAPVFTTSRGTRFSPSYLNQYMKKEMQKISPRLQGVEVDLTPHVFRHAFAIISHLNKVDIYDIMRSLGHEKIETTMIYLEKIFAKERHAVNQWTGDALGEFLG; this is translated from the coding sequence ATGCAGTTTCCGACAAAAATCAACAAAAACACACTTCTTCCGTTTTCGCCAGCTTCTCTTCCGTCGCTCCAGCTGAAAAAAGACGAAGCGGAGAAACGGAACGAAAATCCGTTTGCTGACTTCGACGACCTCGATATCTTGAATTGGTACATTCATGAACGGCAGCACACGAACGCAGCAAATGAACGGTCGGAACGGACGAAGAAGGAATACGAAAAAGAACTGAGGCAATTCATCTCGCAGCTGCTGACGTATCCGGACGAAATCGGCTTGGATTTAGGAGACGTGGTTGAGGGGTCACTCTTCAAGTCACTTTCTCCCCGCCACCTTCGCCGCTGGCAGGAATGGCTGATTGCGGAAAGTCCTTATGTGAAGAAGCGGGGCGCTTACAGCCAGACGGCCATCACCCGCAAAACGACCATCATCCGCTCCTTCTTCCAGTACCTCCATCGGGTCGGCTATATAATAGAAGAAACTCATACGGGACTCCGGAAAGCGACGGTCCGAAAAGATGACCGCCCGAACCGTGATTTGGGGCCGGGGGACGTGGTGATTATGCTGCGGGGGTTCAGGGAGATCGAGCATACGGTGATGTTCGGTATTTTGCTGACGATGACAGCAACCGGGTTGCGGAACGAGGAATTCTGCCGGCTGGATGTGTCCGATATTAAGCGGGACCGCATTCAAGGCGGCTATTTTCTCAATGTTCTCGGTAAAGGGAACAAACGACGTCAAATCCCATTGAAAGCGGAAGTATACGCAGCAATCCAGGAATACCGGAAAGTGCGCGGGCTCCCACTTTTGGAACAGTCAGCACCCGATGCACCTGTCTTTACGACAAGCCGCGGTACCCGGTTCTCGCCAAGCTACCTGAATCAGTACATGAAAAAAGAGATGCAGAAAATTTCACCGCGGCTGCAGGGAGTCGAAGTGGATCTTACGCCACACGTCTTCCGGCACGCTTTCGCCATCATCTCCCATTTAAACAAAGTGGATATTTACGACATCATGCGCTCGCTTGGTCATGAGAAGATTGAAACGACGATGATCTATCTGGAAAAGATCTTTGCGAAGGAGCGACATGCGGTGAATCAATGGACAGGCGATGCATTAGGAGAATTCCTTGGATAA
- a CDS encoding transposase: MGKRKSPEYKEYVAKLLVDDGRRATEVAYELELKPSTIRRWAADYRERQERLANPANEQLMSTSELQKRLTDADRRLKERDEEVEILKKAMRVFMKDPM; this comes from the coding sequence ATGGGTAAACGCAAATCGCCGGAGTACAAGGAATATGTGGCCAAACTTCTTGTGGACGATGGCCGAAGAGCCACCGAAGTCGCTTATGAACTGGAGCTTAAACCCAGCACGATCCGCCGCTGGGCAGCGGATTACCGGGAGAGACAGGAACGGCTGGCGAACCCGGCCAACGAGCAGCTGATGAGTACATCCGAACTGCAGAAACGGCTCACAGACGCTGATCGGCGCCTGAAGGAACGGGATGAGGAGGTTGAGATTTTAAAAAAGGCTATGCGTGTCTTCATGAAAGACCCCATGTGA
- a CDS encoding cation transporter — MKKLVGVVGIALFAGIIIYMTTSNTMTAGNPFAEQNEEPIEVNAVSEENIELPEDETALKETADQEKIVLSGLGMTCSSCEYAVSSGLKNTEGITDFTINGPEDSATVVFDPGQVTVDEIEQAVADVGYEAEEVTEAE; from the coding sequence ATGAAGAAATTAGTCGGGGTGGTTGGAATCGCTTTATTTGCCGGTATTATCATCTACATGACAACAAGCAACACCATGACTGCCGGCAATCCTTTTGCTGAGCAAAACGAAGAACCGATAGAAGTGAATGCGGTTTCCGAGGAAAATATCGAACTGCCGGAAGATGAGACGGCGTTAAAGGAAACCGCTGATCAGGAAAAGATCGTGTTATCCGGCCTCGGAATGACCTGCTCCAGTTGTGAATACGCTGTCAGCTCCGGGCTCAAGAACACCGAGGGGATTACTGATTTTACGATCAATGGACCAGAAGACAGTGCGACGGTTGTGTTTGATCCCGGTCAAGTGACGGTTGATGAGATTGAGCAGGCGGTTGCTGATGTGGGATACGAAGCAGAAGAGGTCACGGAGGCTGAATAA
- a CDS encoding trypsin-like peptidase domain-containing protein codes for MVNFTDESLKSLLIKMYFNEKHLSSGTGFLIRSNSGPVLITNRHNVTGRHNETGECLSKTKAVPNRIAISHHKKRELGSVTVKSEELYQNEEPLWIEHPGLGSKVDLVALKLTNLKDVEIHAYSLDAGSHMDIGVSDIVSVIGFPFGLQVGSNAAIWATGFVASEPAINYKNLPLFLVDCRTREGQSGSAVVAYRKAGSLVVGNGGAGIYPGSSTKLLGIYSGRINRESDLGMVWKTSAIIELVESIPV; via the coding sequence ATGGTTAACTTCACCGACGAGTCACTAAAGTCACTTTTAATTAAAATGTATTTCAACGAAAAGCATCTTTCTTCTGGAACGGGATTTCTTATTCGTTCTAATAGTGGCCCTGTCTTAATTACAAACAGACATAACGTAACCGGCAGACACAATGAAACGGGTGAATGTTTATCAAAGACAAAGGCTGTGCCCAATAGAATTGCAATTTCTCATCACAAAAAAAGAGAGCTAGGATCAGTCACAGTCAAAAGTGAAGAACTTTATCAGAACGAGGAGCCATTATGGATAGAACATCCTGGTTTGGGGTCTAAAGTAGACCTTGTCGCATTAAAGCTGACCAATCTTAAGGACGTGGAGATTCACGCATACTCGCTTGATGCAGGATCACATATGGATATCGGGGTATCTGATATTGTCAGCGTGATTGGCTTTCCATTTGGACTCCAAGTGGGGAGTAATGCTGCTATCTGGGCTACTGGATTTGTTGCTTCTGAACCGGCTATTAATTACAAGAATTTGCCACTGTTCTTAGTGGATTGCAGAACAAGAGAAGGCCAATCAGGTTCAGCAGTAGTTGCATATAGGAAAGCTGGGAGTCTAGTTGTGGGGAACGGTGGTGCAGGTATATACCCTGGTTCCTCTACTAAGCTATTAGGAATTTATAGCGGTAGGATAAATAGAGAATCCGACTTAGGAATGGTATGGAAAACATCTGCTATTATAGAATTAGTAGAAAGCATCCCTGTTTAG
- a CDS encoding IS3 family transposase: MIYAFIQAHRDDYHVVKMCDVLGVSRSGFYKWRDLLTGGQLSAQQERREEIKQKIARSYHESHGIYGSPRVHEDLEAWGYSVCERTVGRYMKEMGLRAIPEEKFQVTTDSAHDQFVYPNLLERKFRVAEPNKAWVADITYIWTMEGWLYLASVMDLFSRKIVGWSLDVTMKTELPLEALQQAITLRRPDATLIHHSDRGSQYCAADYVDVLKAKEIQISMSRKGDPYDNACIESFHASLKKELVYRTRYKTRAEARAAIGWYIDSFYNTRRRHSTLNYRSPDEYEKTQKHVFIERAVS, translated from the coding sequence GTGATTTACGCTTTCATCCAGGCACACCGGGATGACTATCACGTGGTGAAGATGTGCGATGTCCTCGGTGTCTCCAGAAGCGGTTTCTATAAATGGCGTGATCTCCTGACCGGTGGTCAGTTGTCTGCACAGCAGGAACGACGGGAGGAGATCAAGCAGAAAATTGCCCGTTCTTATCACGAGAGCCACGGCATCTATGGCAGCCCACGCGTCCACGAAGACTTGGAAGCATGGGGCTATTCCGTCTGCGAACGGACTGTCGGCCGCTATATGAAAGAGATGGGATTGCGCGCGATACCGGAAGAAAAATTCCAGGTGACAACCGATTCGGCCCATGATCAGTTCGTCTATCCCAACCTATTGGAGCGTAAGTTCCGGGTCGCTGAACCGAATAAGGCGTGGGTCGCCGATATCACCTATATCTGGACGATGGAAGGCTGGCTGTATCTGGCGAGCGTCATGGATCTCTTCTCCCGCAAGATCGTCGGCTGGAGTCTGGATGTTACCATGAAAACCGAACTGCCGCTTGAAGCGCTGCAGCAGGCGATTACCCTTCGGCGTCCTGATGCGACACTGATTCACCATTCCGACCGGGGATCCCAGTATTGTGCAGCCGACTATGTCGATGTCCTGAAGGCGAAGGAGATCCAGATCAGTATGAGCCGGAAAGGTGATCCATACGACAACGCCTGCATCGAATCCTTCCATGCCAGTCTAAAGAAAGAGCTCGTTTACCGGACTCGTTACAAGACGCGCGCAGAGGCCCGGGCAGCCATCGGCTGGTATATTGACAGCTTCTACAACACCCGACGCCGCCACTCCACGCTTAATTACCGGTCGCCGGATGAATATGAGAAAACGCAGAAACATGTCTTCATCGAAAGAGCTGTTTCGTGA
- a CDS encoding DUF3990 domain-containing protein, translated as MSKLIWSCPLLSLNLGYVTRQVEFKKGDGLEMFLPPEAFKPVVMEFEFAPFPYWQKGEVKVLDKNDVEFATFVTDNRIRAREGLLHDYPLIYGIMSDNNPAELVSKFRDGELVKKEVIQGILEKTIRTRQLSIHTQDICDTLNLTKAYEVDGGKELDIDDYRNC; from the coding sequence ATGTCGAAACTCATTTGGTCGTGTCCACTTTTAAGTCTAAATCTAGGCTATGTCACAAGACAAGTGGAGTTTAAAAAAGGTGATGGTTTAGAAATGTTCCTTCCACCGGAAGCATTTAAACCTGTTGTTATGGAATTTGAGTTTGCTCCGTTTCCTTATTGGCAGAAAGGTGAAGTTAAAGTTTTAGATAAAAATGATGTCGAGTTTGCCACGTTTGTAACTGATAACCGAATACGAGCTCGAGAAGGACTATTACATGATTATCCCCTTATCTATGGGATTATGAGTGACAACAACCCTGCTGAATTGGTTTCAAAGTTCAGAGATGGGGAATTAGTTAAGAAAGAGGTAATTCAGGGTATTTTGGAGAAAACCATACGTACCAGACAATTATCTATCCATACGCAAGATATATGTGATACACTGAATTTAACTAAAGCCTACGAAGTAGACGGAGGAAAGGAGTTAGATATTGATGACTACCGCAACTGTTGA
- a CDS encoding MerR family DNA-binding transcriptional regulator yields the protein MRDFYTIGEVADLLGVRESNIYNYEKRGLIVRRSDPHRLYRSATYEKESVDQLAEEKRRFEATGPTMVELSKKLGMYDQQIKAAISALALEIPVVKSSFQRTGQRYAITPEQERQIVEYLRYEKPTRPKRNRLYIPLFDLARYQAFTMSGDQHVRLFELPDYSFGFRLPDEQVIPLAVAQQQYELQPKYTIHQPKQKGQNGFTDVVLPIGKPAFYRAVDALLSVCGVENFNAEQQGEELRLVVRNGLYAKNGFATDQALSDLQRHIQQGAVEDIGTHWRFLRNEKNVTIQLPETLHTQLMQQADREGVSVNRYIQQHVIEQVTNNSSKNEEE from the coding sequence ATGCGGGATTTTTATACGATTGGAGAAGTGGCCGACCTGTTGGGGGTCCGGGAATCCAATATCTATAACTATGAAAAGAGAGGGCTGATTGTTCGCCGATCCGACCCGCACCGGCTGTACCGGAGCGCTACTTACGAAAAGGAGAGTGTCGATCAATTAGCGGAAGAAAAACGGCGGTTCGAGGCAACCGGGCCGACGATGGTGGAGCTGTCAAAAAAACTCGGGATGTACGACCAGCAGATCAAGGCAGCAATAAGTGCATTGGCACTTGAGATCCCGGTGGTAAAGAGCAGTTTTCAGCGAACCGGCCAACGGTATGCCATTACGCCAGAACAGGAACGGCAAATCGTGGAGTATCTCCGGTATGAGAAACCGACCAGGCCAAAACGGAACCGACTCTACATTCCCCTGTTCGATTTGGCGCGTTACCAGGCCTTCACGATGTCAGGAGATCAACATGTACGGCTATTTGAGCTGCCCGACTACAGCTTCGGGTTCCGACTGCCGGATGAACAGGTTATTCCGCTCGCTGTTGCTCAGCAGCAGTACGAACTGCAGCCGAAGTATACCATTCATCAGCCGAAACAGAAAGGGCAGAACGGGTTTACGGATGTGGTGCTCCCCATCGGAAAGCCCGCTTTCTACCGGGCGGTCGATGCCTTGCTTTCGGTGTGCGGGGTGGAAAACTTCAACGCTGAACAGCAGGGGGAGGAGTTGCGGCTTGTTGTACGGAATGGGCTATATGCAAAAAATGGGTTTGCGACCGATCAAGCACTCAGTGATCTGCAGCGGCATATCCAGCAAGGGGCAGTGGAAGACATCGGCACCCACTGGCGTTTTCTCCGGAACGAGAAGAATGTCACTATTCAACTGCCCGAAACCCTCCATACGCAACTGATGCAGCAAGCAGACAGAGAAGGGGTATCCGTGAACCGGTACATTCAACAACATGTAATCGAACAAGTAACGAATAATTCATCAAAAAATGAGGAGGAGTAG
- a CDS encoding cytochrome c biogenesis CcdA family protein, producing the protein MTFVYDGLAGLESAGFFVYFLVLAGGMLSAISVCYIPILIMFGGYMGKYSGEGKGKALRITWSFTLGMMITSAVMGIIAAFIGKAIMEVFTGYGLDLWIPVIIGLLMGLQLLGVINLKLPKMFAVKGKKPDTMAGAFTLGLPFGLVITPCTIPIFVMIITYVAAQGSVVHGALLLTVYTAGKGIVLTLVALGAATFLKDVSKKWSGKMEKIAGIIILSATVYLVFYQLVIS; encoded by the coding sequence ATGACGTTTGTATATGATGGGCTTGCGGGGCTCGAATCAGCTGGCTTTTTTGTTTACTTTCTTGTCCTCGCTGGCGGAATGTTAAGTGCGATCAGTGTTTGTTATATCCCTATCCTCATTATGTTTGGCGGGTACATGGGGAAATACTCGGGTGAAGGAAAGGGGAAAGCATTGCGGATTACGTGGAGCTTTACCCTTGGCATGATGATTACGTCAGCTGTCATGGGAATTATCGCCGCGTTTATCGGCAAGGCGATTATGGAAGTGTTTACAGGATACGGACTCGATTTATGGATTCCGGTCATAATCGGGCTCTTAATGGGCCTGCAGCTTTTGGGTGTGATCAACCTGAAGTTGCCCAAGATGTTTGCTGTAAAAGGGAAAAAGCCGGACACGATGGCAGGGGCTTTTACGTTGGGGCTTCCTTTCGGCCTCGTCATCACCCCGTGCACCATTCCGATTTTCGTCATGATCATCACGTATGTCGCAGCACAGGGAAGCGTGGTCCATGGCGCGTTGTTACTGACCGTATATACGGCCGGTAAAGGAATCGTGCTGACACTGGTTGCGTTAGGAGCAGCGACTTTTTTGAAAGATGTTTCCAAAAAATGGAGTGGAAAAATGGAGAAAATCGCCGGAATTATTATCCTTTCGGCTACTGTATACCTGGTCTTTTATCAGCTGGTTATCAGTTAG
- the merR gene encoding Hg(II)-responsive transcriptional regulator translates to MEYKISELAERCEVNRETIRYYERKNLLQKPAKNHSGYRIYSEETVKRVGFIKHLQELGFSLSEIDRLLGVADRDAVRCANMFEFVSKKQEEVQKQIEDLKRIEVMLDDLKKRCPDEKELYECPVLDVLLEG, encoded by the coding sequence ATGGAGTATAAAATCAGTGAACTGGCAGAGCGTTGTGAGGTGAATAGAGAAACCATTCGGTATTATGAACGGAAAAATCTGCTGCAAAAACCAGCGAAAAACCATTCCGGCTACCGAATTTACTCAGAAGAAACCGTCAAACGTGTAGGTTTTATTAAGCACCTTCAGGAACTCGGATTTTCCTTGAGCGAGATTGATAGGCTACTGGGAGTTGCCGATAGAGACGCCGTTCGCTGTGCGAATATGTTTGAATTCGTCTCTAAAAAACAAGAAGAAGTACAGAAACAGATTGAGGATTTAAAGCGTATTGAAGTAATGCTGGATGATTTGAAAAAACGGTGCCCTGATGAAAAAGAGCTGTATGAGTGTCCCGTACTAGATGTTCTTCTGGAGGGTTAA